A window of Natrinema sp. HArc-T2 genomic DNA:
GACCGCTGCCCGGGGACAATGAGGTGATCGCGCATCAGTCCCTCGGTGTGACACGATGACGAACAGGAGTTCCAGCCGAAGTGGTGGAGTTCGTCGCCCTTGTTCGGCATCTCGACGGTGTCGACCAGTTCGCTGTACGTGTCCGATTCGGGGTCGAGGTCGACGACGCCGATGAAGTCGGAGCCGTCGACGTCCATTCCGACACGGAGCGCGATGACGAACGCCGTCTTCTCGCGCTCCGACTCGGTCCGCATCGCCGCGGGCGTCGGATAGCCCGGTCCCTCTACCTCGTGGTGTTCGTGTCCGTGCTTCTCGGCCGCGCTGCTGGGTTCGTCAGCACTCATGCGAGACAGTGACAACCACATGATGGGCATAAATAATAATTGAGTTGTCGAGCGACAACTCGTGTCGGTCGCTTGACCTTAGGGAAACCTTATGCGCTGGCTGGCGTACTCCCGGGGTGTGTTCGTGGTGTCCCACGACAACCGGGTGGGTTCCTGATGCGTGAGTTCACGTTCGATATCGTGTACGAGACGGGTTCCGATCCGGTGATGGACGTGTTCATCGAGCATCCGACACTCGTCGCCAAGGCGTTATACGGCTGCGTAACCGAGGACCGCTTCTGGCGCATCGAGCGGCTGATCGGTCCGACGGCGGCGCTCGACGCGGTCGAACGACTCCGCCTCGACGAGACGGTACGGACAGCGTCAGTGACCGAAGCGGACTGTTCGGCCATGCGGTACCACGACGTGCTCGACCGCTCGAACAATGAGCGGGTGATCTACACCCACGTCGAGGACGTTGAGGACGGCGAATCCGTTCAGACGCTCGCCGGTCGGTATCTCCCTCACGGATCACTCTACTGCACCTCGCGTCGGGAGAATCGTCACAGCTGGCGCATCTTCATGAAGTCTGACGAGAATGTGGGCCTGTTGTACGACGCTCTCGGCGCGAATCTGCGGGCGGGACTTGCCCTTCGTATGGGTCACCTCCGCGACGCCGAGGGGTGGGGACACAACTCCTTGGGGTCGGTGGTGCTCCCCCCGGACCAGCGGACAGCGATGCGCGCGGCCCTCGATCACGGCTACTACCGGACGCCGCGAGAGGTCACGCTGGACGACCTGGCCGGAGAGCTCGACGTGCCACGGTCGACGCTCTCCTATCGGTTGCGTCGGGCGGAAGAACGGCTCGTGTCGGGATATCTCGGCGAGACCGGATAGCTCCTCGTTTAGCCAGGTCTCGTCGATCCACTCGTAGTCTTGGAGTTCGTCCTCGTGGAAAAAGAGGTCGATCTCCCGTTCGTTTGCGCCCTCGCCTTCGTGGTCGGAGCCATGGATGATGTTCCGACCGAAGTCGCCGCGGATGGTGCCGGGGTCGGACTCGGCGGGGTCCGTCTCGCCCATCATCGTCTGGACCTGCCGGGTGGCGTCCTGGCCCTCCCAGACCATCGCCATGACCGGACCAGAGGTAATGAACTCGACGAGATCGTCGCTTGGGACGGTGCCGAAGCGCCAGCGTCTCTCGGTCGCTGTCGCAGTCCTTCAGCTCGAGCGAACGGAGCGCACCGAGGCGAATCCCGTATGCCAGAGGATTTCGAGAATGACGTGGGGGAGAGGCGTGCTTGAACAGCCGCAGGTACGAGAGCAGTTCAACGACATCCTGATGGCTGAGTACGAGCAGGGCCTCGACAGGAGGTTC
This region includes:
- a CDS encoding helix-turn-helix domain-containing protein, whose amino-acid sequence is MREFTFDIVYETGSDPVMDVFIEHPTLVAKALYGCVTEDRFWRIERLIGPTAALDAVERLRLDETVRTASVTEADCSAMRYHDVLDRSNNERVIYTHVEDVEDGESVQTLAGRYLPHGSLYCTSRRENRHSWRIFMKSDENVGLLYDALGANLRAGLALRMGHLRDAEGWGHNSLGSVVLPPDQRTAMRAALDHGYYRTPREVTLDDLAGELDVPRSTLSYRLRRAEERLVSGYLGETG